From the genome of Ziziphus jujuba cultivar Dongzao chromosome 4, ASM3175591v1:
attaggaaaaataaaataaataaataatttcaaaatctgTGTGAATTGAGTGAATGATCTGGATTGATTCGAAGTATGTGTGATATTACagtgtttttaaaataaatttcacccTACGGGGTCTCGTACAGATAGTTTTGTGACCATAAAAAATTTGGTTAGATTTTGAACTTGCCACCAtcaaaaatttatcttagtGAACTTTTGGTACTAAGCTTTACCATTAACAATGTTCACAAtaccaaaacacaaaaaatctGTGTGTATGTTAATTTTTCTCTGTATGCAAAAGAGAActctaaaaaatagtttttcccCTTCGTTCTTCCAAAACCCAATTTTGTCAAAAATCCATGTCTACCAAACTAAACGTAAGAAagataaagaaacaaatcatcaattctaattaaaatcCATAAAACTTATTGATGTCAAATCAATCAGTTCATTTATTAAAAACATGACAGCCCCACTATAAAAATTTGTCACTGTGGAAAATCTGTACATGCGTCACGAATCTTTAATAGGAACAAATTAACCAATATGTATATGGTAATAAACGTTAagacatgtaaaaaaaaataaaatcaacaaatgGATAGTCTATATGGGGTTGGGCTAACCTTTCTTTCCATGAATTAGTGACTTAAAATATATCAAGAGAGAATTATAATGTTTATAAGGCTTATTCAGCAAAGTATGATGATTTGCTTTCATTGATTTGATTAGGGATCCATACAAAAGAAACAGAGTGGAGGAAAGATTTAAGctctatatataattcatacttAGCTTAAAGAAATTGAAAGCATGACTTTTGCAAATTTTCTTGGATATTTTATGCCAGAGCTTGAACTTGGTAGCTCatctcttattttattatttttatgtaattatgacatatttttttttttatttaataaaaatatacaacgTGGTTGTTGAAACAATATTTGACTCTGTAAAAGTTACTGTCCGGATGAATATTGCTCGAAGGATCTGGTCCACGGGTACGTGGCTAGAGCTTCAAGAAGACACTATGGCCCACTATAAAGTTGTCTACGAAAATCAGTGGAGCCCAATCTTTAATAAATTAtagcaacaaattttttttttcttttttggattgaGAAAGTCATTCACATATTCTTTTTCctcttgatttttttaattttttttggaattatcTTCATGTACATGCAGAAGATATTGAAGtaattaattgaatattacATAACCActcttcataaaaaaattaaaaaaaataaaaaataaaaaccataaaacttatgaaagaagaaaaaaataattgaattacTTTCGTTgtcattttcaaattattaaaagaatatatCACACCGACATAGCATTTGTATCTCATTGGTTAGTAAAAAGAATTCAAATGTTTAAAATGTAATTTCTTAACTATTTAACAAATTGGCAGTTAGTTTAAATATGTGGACTTAGGGATGTAAACGGGGCGGGACGGagccggtttttaaaatcccgtctCCGTTCTCACGGGGAGTTTTACATCCCATCTCCGCGATTTTCCCCGTTTTTTTAGGTGCGGGGCGGGATCGGGGATTTTGCGGGGCGGGGACGGGGCGGGACGGTtttctccattttattttttaattgatatttttttaaaaaaatttatataaaaaaattattttatgattaaaatataaagaaaatgactacaatgcaataaaaatataataaaatacatcaagtaacaaatttacaattataataaaatacatatttaggaaaataaataaaaaaaaaagaaaatgattttacataaataaaattttattaaaaaaataataaatatatatatatatatatatatcggggcgggttcgggacggggttattattccccgtcccTGGTCCGTTCCCGACTCGGGGTTTAAGTATTTGTCCCGAACCCGCCCTGCATCCCCGAATGTTCGGGGAAAAACCACCCCattaggggcggtgcaccgcggtttcAGGGATgtgcggggcaaattgacatccctatgTGGACTAcatatgcataaataatatatatatataattaaagtgATCTCATGTGGTCATAGTCTGATTTTACACGTAATTCCTTTTAAAAcagaccaaacaaaaaaaacgccttttttaaattttttttttttttttaaactaaaattccATTTTGTTTTGAAGGTATAAACTAAAGCAACTCAACTCCGTCACTTTCATCTTGATCTTCTTGTTTCCTGTGTTCTTTATCCTCTTTATCTTCCTTGTGTTTACCCCACAACAATATGTACAACCCCCTCACTATCAAAATTGCTTCAACTATTCTGTCATTCACATGAAAgttaaatctaattaattaatatttatggcaTATAAAGAAAGTATTTGACAAAAActtacatataaattaaaaaaaaaaaaaaatacattgcaAGTTGTTTGAGATATATAAGTGTGCATATTATTGATAGAAAGATACTAGGTGGCCCAGTTATGCATGCGTGTAAAAGTCATAAATATTCTCCCATGGAATATCTCGCCTAAAGTAGCATCTGCCATTATTTTAACTCATATTATATTCTGTCTTTTCTATCAATATATATCGTATCATAtagaatatgaaaaataatacatTGAATCTATGATTAATAAAATACCTTCCAAGGAATAGATTTTCATCCAACGCAACAGTACCCATGAAAAACACAAGTAGAAACAGCAAAGGATTAAAAGCAGCTAAATATACAGGGCCTCTCACCTGTACACACCATGCTATAAGAGTCACTGTAACACCATATCCCACAATTCCctgcattattaatattattactatttcaTTAGTTACccatcttaatatatatatatatatatatattatatataattaatgttgGATCAAGAATGCTTGtttatattaaaatgtattGACTTACAGAATATGATACAATAAAAAGCCCCATGTCCCACCCAATCTCCCAGTCATTCCAACTCCTCTCCATGCAAAGAGTAAAAATAACTGCTTGAATCAGCCCCAACAAGGACGTCAAAGctgaaattgaataaaaatatgcatatatatcttCCCCAACTAATTAGCCTgcaataaacaataattatgaattagagaaaaaatttctatatatatatatatatgtatgtataatattatagaaGTTGATGACtaattatatgtgtatatatatagagagatatATATACCTGAGTGATATACCAAAGTGCATTGGAGAAGCAATTACCCAAAACCAACATACAACCCTATGCCAGATTTCTTGGTTGTGTCAACAAATGCCGGCTATTGTTTTTGAGGAGATTATAGTTGATGGGGATGTTAGTCTTAATTCCTTCGTAAAAGTCAGCACCATCACTCCACCAATACTCACCACGGTCCCTATCATCTTTCCCTTCCCTCCTCTCCCCGTCTCACCTTCTCCAacctttattatatataattcatgtAACAGTTTTCCTTAATGGGCCAATGAGTGTGAACGATTTTCCTTAATGGACTGTATGGGTTTAATAAGTCTTAATTTGTGGGTTTTGATTTTTATCATTTCAGTTTTGCTTTGAGAGTTTCTTGGGCACACGTACGTGTATTGAGAGCTGCAAGCACACACGTTCTTGACACTTCATAGCTCATACAGATAGAAaaggttttgaaaacaaaaaataacggAAGGAAAAATTAGTGAGTGCATTCTTGGAAACATAGAGAAGTACATTGGCTTGCATCGTAAGTGGTAAAGTAAAATATACCAGGTAAAGTAAAGATATACCGAAGGTTTGTTGAAAAAGACATTGGTGGTGCCGTGACCGAGCTTTAAAATCTGTTATATCCTGAGAGACGATTGTCACAAAACATCCGTATTGGTCGgcaaaaatcatattaaaaaaattatgccaCTAtacaaattttggatattttcatcaaaaattcATCGCAATTTCAAAGTATATAGgttctaatttgttttatttatttttgtagaatttttgtttacattttctttaatttatccatatatatttacatatatttgtttatatttacttacaattcattcattcattaacTCATGatcacaattatatataattttatatatatatatatatattaactaattattgctatatatagtttattaaagaataaagattcatgcatacatatatatatatatatatattgatataaccTGAAGCAAACGCATGATATGAATGTGATGGCAGGAACCAGATTAGGGATGGCAGAAGCCGATGTCAGAGCCAAGCCTTCCACGTACATATTTTGAGCCAATGCACCTCTGcaatttctctatttttataattttctttaccCATCACAACTTTTCTTATTACATCAAACTTTGATTaatgtacatttatatatatatatatataaatagaaaaaactcACCCAAATAATCCACAAAGGAAAACTAGGAAGAGCACCATCAATGTTAGTTTCTTTGCGCTTTCCCTTCAAAGTTATACACAAAATACAATCACATTTCGaggggtgaaaaaaaaaaaaaaaaaaaggacaccaAGAACagaacatctttataaattatcaatgaaattaatCATTGTGACTTTTTCacagaaaaacaaacaagaaaaaaggaaaaaaaaaaaaaaaaaaaaagacctttcGAAGATAAGAGCAAGAGGAAGAGAGGAAGCGGTTGAGAGGAGAAGTCTATATACGACCACAACTCTCAAGTTCATTCCGATATCTACAGCTAATTTGTAAAGAATTGTAACTCCTGCTAAAGCTATCTCTACCAGCACCATTGTTAGAGCAGGCTTCCACCCAGTAAGCCTACTCTGCATTTCCTTCTTCATCATCGTCGTCAAATACTATATCTGtaattataatatacatattcatataattataCGTATTCAAACATACTATATATGGACAGAATAAACTTGGTCGTTATCTGGAGTATCTTCAAAATTTGTTTGTTACTCCTCCACTGTTTATATAATATCTTGTTGATGTACGCCCGGCCACCTAGGAAATCTAATAAAACTAGCTTcggagaatttttattttatgattgttATGCAAGGAATCtgcatatattatttatgaagtATATCGTTAATATATTCtttcaaacatatatatttgcaGAATTACATAAACATAATCTATATGTACgttgtttaaatttttgtacATATACGTACTATcatgtttattaatttagtttattacattttcatttatttatttttttttttttttgcagtttACTTTTATTGTGCTATATGGACAAACATATGTAATAGATTCTTCTGTTTATAAAGTGATagcaaaatttattatattagggagttttttaaaaataatagtgaTTAATGATAGCGAAAAATTGTATGTAAAAAACAATGAtactgaaataaaaattaaatttgaaaaatataattttctaattttttaaaaacacaaaattgtatcctacaaaaagtcaaaataaattggatttgcaacacaataaatattttactctTTGATTGTGTTTAGGGCCGCTCAAAGCTTTTAATACAAGGAGTTTCATCAAAAGcccaaaaaagaacaaaaggcCCAACATGAAGagtctttgtttatttatttattttttgaaaaagaaaaaacgcgGCTACTCTTCTTCGTGGTGACCGTTTTATTTCCGCATTgggtttctcttcttcttcttcttagctactctctctctctctctcccccctaaACATCTCAGAGTGTCCTCTCGACCTCGAAACCCTAAACGCTGTTAAGAAGACTCCTAGAAAGGTTGTCAAATCGTTTGAAAAAAGtcatttcttttatttgctttggctgttgttaaatttaaaattactctaattttaacaaaattcttcttttttttatatttaatttttttttaatatttagtctgaaacaaaaataaatcccaACACATAGATGTTACCAAACAAGCTATTTAGTTATTCACATTCAGTTTCTGTTTTCTGGTTTTGTATGCTTGCTTGCTTGGGTGTGGTTTGAATTTTGTTCATTTCCCAAATTCAGCTATTTAGGTTGGTCTAATTTTAAGTTTCAATTTTCTGGATTTTGTATGCTAGACTTTggtttgggttttgttttgaatttaacCTTTTTCGTAGTGATAGGTTTCCTGATCTTCCTGCAAATCAATAAATtcagtttaattatatatctaCACATAAATAAGAATTATATGAAACAATCTATTAATTTCTAGATATTTAGACTTTTTGAAAGATTAATTCCCATAGTAGTGTTTATTACTGTCAAATAGAAATGGGGCTTTGCCAAGTGGGTTTGGTACCTGTTATTTGGAGGTTCCCCAGAGAACAGGAGGAGTAGGCAACTACTCAACCATGTACACCttgttgttccttttttttttccctaactgATGTGTGTGTTCAATTCTAGTTCCGTTCTTGCAGTTGCTTATTGAAACTTTGAAGGTCTTCAAGATTGCTGCAGAATCCTGAATTAAAGAATTACGCCAAGATGTCAACTTTTCAAAGTATGAGATAGAGAAATTTGATGGCAAAGTGGATTAATCCAGTCTCTTGAAGATGAAGACGCATATGAAGCCAGCTTTGCTATAAGCTCCTATTAAAAATTAGTCTACAATGCCAGAAAAAACTAAAACAGctgtatttttctttctttgctttCTCGCTGCTACTGGTCACCTTCAATGTAGATTTGGGATGCATCTCAGTGTAGCTGCTGTAGCAGGGCAAGAACAATGAAGCTCCATCGACCAAGAGTTGGGGCCTTAGCATTGAGTTCATCTGTGTTGTGTTCTGGTAGCCGGGACAGAAATATTCTTCAACAACATATATAAGCTCCGGAAGATTTTCTCAGTAAACTTTCTGGACACAAGTCAGAGGTCTGATTTTTGGATCATTATTCTTGATTAAGATTCTTTAtcaactgaaaaagaaaaaagaaaagtagtaTTTGGAATTCAAACTGCATCTACTATATTCCATATACATTTTTCACTTCATGGAATGGAATGTTAGTACTTACTAGTtcttcctttattattatttttttccccgcTATTCCAATTATGATGTTGGCAAAGTACACATATGCTGTATGGCATTCCTTTCTTCATcggattttatttatatatcttgTTTTCACTCAGCCTAGCTAATGGTGAATTGGTTATCTTTTAGGTTTGTGGATTGAAGTGGTCTTTCTTATAATAACCGGTGAGCTAGCATCAGGTGACGACGATAACATAGTATGTGATTGCAAAGTTGTCTTGCCTGATTTTTCCAATTGCTcataatttgttaatttctaTTGGATTGTaaatgatagtttttttttcccttaaatatatatacacagctTTTTGTTTGGAATCAACATTCAACTCAACCTGTGCTGAAATACTGTGGGCATACAGCACCTGTGAAAGCCAATTCTTGGTCTCCCCATCTTGATGGGCTTCTCGCATCTGGGGGAGGACAAAGACCGACTCTCAGTACTTGAGCTGCATGGACACAAAAAGTGAGGTTGAATAGTTTCTCTATATATTATACTTATTTCCttctgtatatatttatttgaaaagaaTGTTGACAGAGAAAAGCTGATATATTTCCTGCTGGAAATTCGAATCTGTTATCCTGTCCTTTTTGGTCT
Proteins encoded in this window:
- the LOC107415752 gene encoding WAT1-related protein At1g25270, whose translation is MMKKEMQSRLTGWKPALTMVLVEIALAGVTILYKLAVDIGMNLRVVVVYRLLLSTASSLPLALIFESWNDWEIGWDMGLFIVSYSGIVGYGVTVTLIAWCVQVRGPVYLAAFNPLLFLLVFFMGTVALDENLFLGRIVEAILIVRGLYILLWGKHKEDKEDKEHRKQEDQDESDGVELL